A segment of the Trifolium pratense cultivar HEN17-A07 linkage group LG7, ARS_RC_1.1, whole genome shotgun sequence genome:
GCCTTTTCCGCCAGTGCTCGATATTGGACAGATGCAACCACTGTCACAAAAACATTATCCTGGTAGGATGTAATATATCAAGATCAGATAAGCAGAGAGCAAATCAGTACAAGTCGTAAGTTATGAAGATCTTTATTTTGGTTAAGCAGTTTAGTTTTAAAGAACAAACCTTTGTCTTGGTTTCACAGCGAACATCTAGCTGCTGTACACGCAAAGAAAGGTAACCAGCTATTTGTCTACCCATGCACCACGGCACGCAGTGGCAACCCGGTTCAAGCACATCTTCATATTTGCCGAAAACTTCTCTGATAGCAATTGTTGACTGTTCCACTTGAAGACAACCCAAAGCTAGTCCCATCTTTAGGAACCCTAAACATAATTAATGAGAAAATCCAATAAGATGCCTCAGAAGTCGTTTTAAGATTTGAATACATACTACCTATTAGCTGATAGGATCGAAGAAGATACTCGAAAACCGGTAATATGTATCCTGTAGTAGACCCTCCGCCCCGATACCTTAGCACAAATACTCTCATTATTGTAAATAGTCTAAGTAATAAAACCATCAAAGGCGAGACATTATTATCCTTTCACCATAGATATTCATATTACCCTAAATTTCTCTGTAagtcattcattcattcttaaTCCTATGATCCTTTGTAATATTTTTACTTCTCTATCATCAATGAACTTACTTTCTTGATGGTTACAGTTCAACATTTAGTCTCATACAACATTAAGCCGCATAGTTATGTGGTGAAATTGTTCCTTGAGCTTGAGTGAAACTTTTTAATAACAAACTAAACCAGAACCATGCCTTCCTACTAAAATTCGAATATGACTCCTCTAAAGTGAGCAACTCGCATTACACATAAAAATGAATAACAACATCAATTattgataaataaatcaatGGTAGTCAAAATATCAAccttaaatttcacattttaaaaacCAATCCCTTTAGAGGAGTTAAATCCCTTATGGTTTGAAGGATTACAGACCAAACTAATTGACAAATCCAGGTAAAGGATTACAGACTATGGAGCATAGACACCTAACActggtaataatttgagaaaatgaattaataGAATGTAATCACATGTATCTGAGTCGGATACGCATTCGACCACCAGGTGTTGGTGCTACAAATATGGCAGTTAAATGCATGGAATTTGTCATAATAATGAATCCATTCCAAATACAagcaaatgattaaaaaaaaaaagagaaagaataaaaaaatagcaGAGAGCGAATTGAAGTTTCACCTAAAAGCTagagagagagatagaagaATTGGTACAAAACGCAAATTTTCGGTTTCTTTGGATTCAGAATGAGAGCAACGACGTTCCACTTCTACGCTTTACCTGtgatttgcattttttttattattatatacgAGTAGTATTTTGTTAGGCGCATTTTTGAACAACCGGTTTTTAACACGTAATATTAAGAAGAACCGTTTTTTAACACGTGATATTAATATCCACGTATTTTTCCCACCACTATGgctttggtaaaattaagctataagctggtttatagctgataagctagcttatagctgatagctgaaaagttagctgattgaaattaaagtgtttggtaaaattagttttttaaatgattgataaatataaaaagacataaaaagatatttatatgtagtgggtagtttttgttttagtgggtagtttcttattttataaaaaataataaaattaaattaaaggttaaaaatggaaaaaaccgtaaaaagctataagctataagctcaaacgctacttgaaatagcatctcaaaaaaagctataagctcgtgagaaaagctttttaccaaacacttttatttttttcaaacaagcttataagctagttcaataagctataagctagcttattggacttaccaaacacacccttagttGCATAGGGCACCAtacataaatataagagaaagagTGAAAAAACTTATCTCTTGCGGTCATCTTTTTTAGATTGTTTTGATGTCTTGTAATATCTTTCATTAATGATCATATGATAGGATGAAATTTTCATCTCCTTTCTTAATACAGTGATAAAATTTTCCTCTCCTTTCTCAATAACCAATCAAGGAGCATTCATATCCTTTGGAGTACCATAAACCATATTCCTATTTACGGTTAAGATTATGGGTGTTTGCGGTGCGGTTTAGTTCAGTTTTAAGCATAAAactcatcctaaccgcgagataaaaaatgcatgcggttcggtatGGTTcgattgatttttaaaaagtcatcctaaccaaatcaaaccaaaccaatgcggtttggattgtttcggttggtgcggtttagaGCATAACATTTCAgtatcaaacaattttaaacatccaaaaaaaaaacttgaagttcCAAATAACATTGTAgcaccaataaaaattgtttatccaaaataacattatagtatcttacaattttaaatatctaaAAAAAGAACTTGAATTTCTAAAATAACATCAGAGTACCGATaaaagttgtttatctaaaataacattacaacactaaAATAATTAcggtacaaaaaataaaaacaacttgaagttccaTTAATTTAGTCGACTGAATTGGTAATTGAGctatgtatattggaatataaatatataatagtaacttaatgcggtttttacGGTTTTtagtttttgcggtttgcggtttagTAAGAAAGTCATTTAAATACATCCAAATCAAATACGATTtgtgcggttttcggtttgtaATTTTACTTTGAATTGGTTAGTTAAGATACCTCAAAATGCGCTTTACGGCTTTTAAATGAGACTCCTTAGAACATGCATTTACACATTTACATATTTCACATGATTGCTTCTTGACCTCCTACTTCAAACTCACCAGATTTCCCCTATTCGTAATTGAGCTCCGATGGTAACTTTTCCATCAAGAAAGCCTATGCAACCTTGAAGTTGATTGATCGAACTACTTTGAGATTCAATCTTTGTGACTTTGGTTttcgtttataaaaaaaaatgaatactaTAAAATACCGATTTTGATACGGACATATCGACATCaataaaatttgtaaaaacGAATTAAGTACATGTTCCATATAGTAACACATACTAAACACTGGACAGTGACACACATTCAATTAGAAGTGTCGGACTACATAGTTtgaagtcatgaaattattctAGGAGGTCGAAATCTCAACTTAGGAATGATTCATGGTGGTTTATTAACTAATAAGATTCATACATCGATGCATTTTTGGCATGTCACATAATACTTTATGCATGTTATGAAAGATTGTGATTttattaaagatattttttattttattgaataaagtCATGAATCAGGACATTTATTAGCACAATTTTGCTTCCTCTTGATATTtagaaacataaatataaatcttACTCAGGTTCTTTGGGCTCTTCCTCTTGTGGTGGAAGGAATCATCTAAAGaggaaaatgatttattttattattttatagggttttataaaaagttttatTCTAGCAATGCAGTGTGGCAAGAGCTCTGGACCACCAGATTTGGGATTTAAAGTTATGTTTGAATTAGATTCCAAAGGTCACCCCTCTTACCTTGACGAGGCCTTGGTTGATTTTGCTTTTCTTTCaattagttttctttttcaCATAATATAAGTGTAAGTTTACCTCATTGAACATTTACAATAAAATTTACGTATAATTTAGCAATTGCAGTAGAATTTCATACTAAAACACCATGTTTCATTTGGTGTAAACAAAAGATCTAATCATTTGTATCAACAACAATTagtttattctttcttttcttaaaattcttaaaaaataaaatatgaaatttgatccAAACTATTTTCTGTTTGACCAAACCAACCTAATTTTGATTTATCCCATTCTCATTTATTTAATCTTCCATTTTTTTAGGATCAGGTTCTTGATGTTTCATTCCATTAGGATGATGACACTCCTACGTACTACTAGTTTGTTACACTATATTTTAAGGGTaggattaattaaaatttgtttctATAGTAATTAAGTATAACACCTCAAATAGGATtggtgaaaataaataaagaaccATAAATAGGCAACCTTTCTTTTTCACCATTTCAATAATTGAAATCAACATGTGAAAATACACACACAGATGTGAATTGTGTATTTGTGTATTCTACTCCATTAAATACGTGTACTGAGTGATAAACTATGATGACAATTTAgcttagttttttatttttttgtacatgacttaaaagtataaaaaagagattcaattattaaatgaataataaaGAATATTATCCTATCCATCCCCACATACCCTTAGAAGAGTTGATGGGATCAAGTACCAGTGTTAAATTCACACAACAGACATAAATTAATGCAAATAAAAGCTTCATTCTCATCTTTCCATAAACAAAAGGCATTGATTAATTTAAATAGCCGCACTCTTTGATAGCACAATTAAAGCATACATAAATCACAAGGgccatttgaattttgaaatcaAATAAAACTTTGAGTTGTTCAATATTTCCAAACAACCTGAAAGAAACATTGGTTGACAATTTGCAAAACACATCATAGTTCATGTTTGGAATTACGGTGAGTTCGGCAAAAGCACAGTGTGCAGCCATGATTTTAACTAAAGCTACAACTTcgagcttcaacaaaatcacggtGCTACTGTAATGTCGTTGAACTCACTGTGATTCCAAACATACACATAGTTAGCTCAATAACTATTCAAAGGGGTCAAGACTCATTAACATAATAGATCATAAAGCAAGCAGCATGCTTCTTTTACCCTCAAGTTGTCCCATGAACAAATGGCTTCACAAGAAGTTGTTACATCTATACTTAGAAAATAAGAGATGATTAAAAAGTAGGGTGATAGAAAATTCATCAACTCTGTGCTTTTCCAGTTGGCTTTGGTGAATTTTGAGGATACCGATGGCGAAATGGAGAAGCATGAGTACCATGTGATATGGAAAGGCTCCTTTGTTGTTGTCCATTTCGGGCGGATCCTCCTTGTGTTCTACCATTTCGAGTATTTGGACTGGCACTAAATCGGTCAGCTTGCATCGTCTGGAAATAGTATGATGAACTAGCCATGTCCTTTAGGTTTGGGAGAGGCATCAAAGCTTCTACAACTTCACTCATTAGTGGTCTTGCTTTTGGATCTCGGCTAAGGCAGTGAGCAGCCAACTGGGCGGCTTTTTGAGCTCCTTTTATCGAGAAGTGGCCTTCCAATCGAGGGTCTATCAACCTGTAGAACCTTCTTCTCTCTCCTAGATGCGGTCTAGCCCATTCTACAAGGTTATGTTCACCATTTGGACGGTTTTTGTCCATGGATCTTCGCCCGGTTATCATCTCAAGTAGTACCACTCCAAAACTATACACATCACTTCTTGATGTAAGATGCCCTAAACCCAATATAGAAAGATATTAGATGATACAATTGTTGGATTGAATTTAAAAGGACCTGAaacaaattcaatttaaaatcCGCAGAATATTATCATAGAACAGCAACCTTTGTAAATTGCAAGTTATACACATTACGAGAAAGCAAAACATGGGCAACTCCCGCAAAAACTAGCATCTTGGTCCTAAATATTCCTTACAAGGAAACACCTGACATCACCCAATAAAGGTTAAGAATGTCTCAGGTAGCTCGGTTGGTGGATTAAGGAATGCCAAAGGAGTTTCAAGAAAGAGGTCTAAGTTTCAAACCCTGGAAactaactttttctttttttgacaaaaacccTGGAACATTTGTCTATCTAAAAGGAAAATACAGAGCCAGAACATTGTATCAAAAAGAGAAACAAACGCACAGAATCATTTACAAATTATTTTGGTTCAGGATACAAGATCAGTGATAAAAATTATCCAAATACAACTAAAAGTTGCGCATTTAATTTTGGCATATAACCAACAAAAACATACCTGTCATGACATATTCTGGTGCTGCGTAACCATAAGTTCCCATAACTCGGGTAGacacatgagttttatcacCCTCTGGACCATCTTTTGCAAGTCCAAAGTCTGAGAGCTTGGCATTGTACTCCTGAATCAATACATTATTAGAATGATTAAAATAAaggaaacaacaaaatataatcaTGCCATAACGTTTGACACTTACTGCATCCAATAGTATATTGGAAGTTTTAAAATCCCTATATATAACTGGTCGTTCAGCTTCCTCGTGAAGAAAAGCAAGTCCCTTTGCAGCTCCTAGCGCAATTTTCATCCTTATGGACCACGGAAGTGGCAAGGATCCTACAGCAATATAGTTTTgacatgaaaaaattaaaaaaattatataatccAGATAGAGTACAAAGCAGAATtagtaagaaaaaaatactccatctcatgttataaaaatttaaaaatgcaATAATTAATCAGAAAATGGTAACTTACTCCTAAACAAGTGGTTTTCCAGGCTTCCTCGAGGCATAAATTCATATACCAGCAACCTTTGATCATCTTCAATACAGTAGCCTATAAGTTTGACAAGGTTTTGATGAACTAAATCACCAAGATAATTTACTTCAGCCTGTAACATGAAccaaacaagaaattaaaacCTCAAAGAAAAGACACGACTTTAAGAAAATACAACCGAACTCTGAACGAAGCCAAATCATATTAGGAAAATTACAAACCAGCCATTCTTTATGACCCTGGAGCCCATCATGGTTTAGGGTTTTGACTGCAACAGTAAGGCCTGTGCCAGGTTTCACTGGAGCAGTTCCATTTTCTTCAATCCATCCTTTGAACACACAACCAAACCCACCTTCACCAAGAAGACTCTCGGGCCGAAAATTTCTTGTTGCCAGCTTAAGATCATTGAAAGAGAACTTTCGCAGCCTGGAAGCAATTTTAAGCTCCTCTTCAAGTTTCGAAGTAGATGAGCTGCTTTCAGCattactagtagtagtagtcGTCGAAGAGACTACTGGAACTGATGGCTGGTCTCTACTCGTATCAATAGTTGATTTGCTTTCAGCTAATGAGAAgccaaaaccaagaaaatagAGGAAAATCATGATAAGAACAAGCAAGGAAAAATAGGCACCATTTTAAATCTGATTTGATAAATTAAGAGAAGGAAATGCAAACAACTAAGAAAACCAAgtccgtcaaaaaaaataattaagaaaaccAATTTCTTCTTTTCACCAAGCACGGCAAACACATATATACACATGGATATATCAGGTGATATACCTAGATTGTCACAAGTTTATAAGtcaaaaatattattactaATTAAAGGAGCACTTCACAATTGTCCTCGAGAGGATTTGAACTTTATTCATTGAGTTTACAAGGTCAAGCTCTTACCACCGAGCCGACACCTCATGGACGAAAACGGTGGACGAGGTGTAACAAAAGTTTACAATTGTACAATTTAAAAACTCAACCCCCAACTCAATGATGTTCTACATAAGGGGATGGTCCAAAAGAATGAAACATAATTGCCGTTTCAAAGTTCTCACAAAATCCTAAACAAAGCaatgcataaaatttaataacaCCTATGTTTGTAACAAATTTTGATATGGAATAACAAGAAGCTACAGAACCTCAAATTAgttaattaagaaaaagtaattaacacacacaacacacaaatgcataataaaaacaatatactGGTACCACTAACAGAACTATCAACACACACAAATGCACAAATGCACAGAAGAAAAACttccaaaaacataaaaacagtAATTGTTCAAAGGAAATAGAGGTTACCATAATTATTACTGGTACCACTAACAGAACTATCAACCTTGGATCTTGAAGAAATGCAGTTACCAATGAACCTAAAGCTATGCCAACACCCAGAatcattttcttcatcttccatTGCCCCATTTTGtaacttctttttcttcctccCTTTTGATTTACCCACATCCAAAGACTCTATCACCTTACCATTCACACCACCTAAccccattttttttatcaagccCTAAACAATCAAACCCAAAAATAATCAAAACTCAAACACCCTATAAAGCCACTAGCCAGTGACCaccaccacaacaacaacaaccacaaaCACAGATGAAAAATTcccaaataaaatctaaaaatcaCAACTTTACCACTCAATAACGCTCAAAACATGAAATCCAACAAAACTCAGAAATTGAAAATGAGGAAAGAGGGAAGGTAGATCAAATGAAGCAGATCAAAAGccctaataaacaaaaatatgttGAACCCTAGATTGATCAGGTTGAAGTTCGCCAGAGCGGCAGGACGACGGAGAGTTGAGGCACGGTGGTCACGGCGGGAGACGACACAGAGACGGTTTCAAAGTGCTAAGCTATCGACGGTATCAGATTTATAGCAATTGTTTATTGATATTTAAGCTTTTTTCTGTAAGGAATAATAAAATGGACACGTGGTAAACTATGGTGCGCGAGATTGATCCAATAGACTAAATTAAGCAAAAGACATGGTGTTTTTCCCGCTCAAAAGTCAGCAAATTATTGTCCTTGTGTTGTCCTAAGCAAAGAAAGATGACTCGTGAAAACTCCATACAAAACGCCGAAATGGAAACAAAAGAAAGTAATAAAAATGTGGAATTACTATAAATCACAATTTtcctaaaatttataaaactttATTGCTTATAGCATTGATAATTAATAATGCAGTGTttcatcaaaagaaaaaaaaaagcattgattcattaattaattaataatgaaatGGGGTAATACATGCATAATTGGGGGATGCAGTGTTTCACAATAACTGCAGTCATTTCAGTAGCAAGAAATTAGCCATTTTTGACTGGGCTGTGTACACTGCATGATCTGCTAAAAATATAAATGGTTTGAtagacaacttttttttttcgctACTAGTTTAATGTGGTTCGGGGaacagttctgacatcaaatggtttcagccccctcccgatcgcagttgcggaagGGTTTGATAGACAATTTCagttgaaatatattttatcttaaaattatCTATTTTTGAGACCATATAAATTTGGGGTAAAGTGACtttgacaaaaattaattttttttcttaatatgttatctaaaatatcaaaataatattttatccgctaaacatttttctttttaccgtATTTCATCCACTAAACATATACAAGACAAATTTGTACAATACCATGAATTGtatcttatattattttgtCTTGTATTTATATGGGGGGATTGGCATGTCAAAATGGATTTGTACAATATCTCcaaagttttgatgataacaaattGGATATGCTAATATATCTTCAACTGTTGAGGACCatagataaaaatttaaatgaacgTATATctaaagttttgatgataacaaattGGATATGCTAATATATGTTCAAGTGTTCAGGACCatagataaaaatttaaatgaacgTATATAAGAGCAAatgttattttgaagaaaagctTAAACTTTTTATCAAAAGTTAAAAGCCAAATTTGGAGTAATGGAATATGAATAAAGTCAGAACCAAACAGGGActgaccatttttttttaataaatattacataaaatttaattgtaatttatataaatattgatcaaattataccgatataaaactattttacattgatttatttatcaGAATTAATTTACACTATGATTATACATAGAAATTATAGtctattaataatatttatgtataaaataacaactttaaatatatagtatatacaatATTAGGGATGGGTCAAAGCCCACCCTTGCCACCCCTTGAATCCGTCCCTGGTCAGAAGCTAGAAGACCAGATTCTGAAGGGTCAAACTTTGTAGTCTTACATTGAAAAGTTCATGAAGATCTTAGCTTCTGAAAGACACGTTAGTATTAAAAGACTGTTAAAGGTCTTTGTCTTCTTATAATCACGtgcaaaaacaaacaaaaacttaaAAGACAAATGAGATGAAACGGTAAATTCCTTTTGTAGCAAAGGGAATTCAAATGTCTTTTTAACAACATTACCTAAATCAAAAAACATTTAAACATCTATGATCAAGCTTCTCAAAGACTCAAATTTGAGCATTGAACTTCTTCAATATATCTTTTATACTTGTCTATATAATGAGTTGAAGACTTGAAATAATTAAGAGACACTGAATGCATTTTGAAAGAACCAAAACTCTGTCAAAATCAAAGCTCAAATTTACACTTATAATTTCTTATCAAAGTTTATATCTTAGAAATTCTTAAGTACCAAAGTCTTATTGCTTTGTATTGATTACACCTCTAATTTTATATCAAGTGTAAACCTCAAACAATCTTTTATTTGATTAAGTTAGATTGTGAGAAGTCTATTGTTATGTGCTTGAGCATTaggaagtctcttgcttgtgtgctcgAGCATTGGTAGTCTCTTGCTTGCGTGTTTAAGCAATTTATAATCTTTATTGATTATAATGGAAATCCTTTGAAAGTGTAAAGGTACTGGACTACTCTTGTTTGTGAGAGGAACCgatataaaattgatttgtgTCTCgctttttctcttttctctttgTGTCCAATTTATCTGCTGCAAACTTTTTTCAAACACTAGGTCAGATTCTAATCTTGAGTACACTAGGTCAGATTCTACTCTTGAGTTCAGAATCTGACTAGTAGAAAcacttagaaaattttgaaaaaaccaGGCCCGACCCAGAAGCACAGACAACAAGCCATGTGGCAGCGGGCCTCCTAAAATTGAAggcctcaaaaaaaaatatagtgtagtagtattagtaaaatTGACGGTGTAAAAAGTAATTATTCCTACAAAATATAAAGGTCCACTTTCCCAGGCTCAATCtctcaacaaaaaaacaagCAAAGAAACTCAAtatctcaacaacaacaaaaaaaac
Coding sequences within it:
- the LOC123897081 gene encoding serine/threonine-protein kinase PBL34-like, translated to MGLGGVNGKVIESLDVGKSKGRKKKKLQNGAMEDEENDSGCWHSFRFIGNCISSRSKVDSSVSGTSNNYAESKSTIDTSRDQPSVPVVSSTTTTTSNAESSSSTSKLEEELKIASRLRKFSFNDLKLATRNFRPESLLGEGGFGCVFKGWIEENGTAPVKPGTGLTVAVKTLNHDGLQGHKEWLAEVNYLGDLVHQNLVKLIGYCIEDDQRLLVYEFMPRGSLENHLFRRSLPLPWSIRMKIALGAAKGLAFLHEEAERPVIYRDFKTSNILLDAEYNAKLSDFGLAKDGPEGDKTHVSTRVMGTYGYAAPEYVMTGHLTSRSDVYSFGVVLLEMITGRRSMDKNRPNGEHNLVEWARPHLGERRRFYRLIDPRLEGHFSIKGAQKAAQLAAHCLSRDPKARPLMSEVVEALMPLPNLKDMASSSYYFQTMQADRFSASPNTRNGRTQGGSARNGQQQRSLSISHGTHASPFRHRYPQNSPKPTGKAQS